In Lasioglossum baleicum chromosome 19, iyLasBale1, whole genome shotgun sequence, the following proteins share a genomic window:
- the LOC143218348 gene encoding uncharacterized protein LOC143218348, with translation MASALIMDDSDAEREFTTLLIALYRDCPELWKVKSKDYFNQSKKLNSQQTIVNVLIKFKPDYTVEKLKKKINTLRTNFNKDFKLIESAKRSGASTDDIPKPKTWHFEDMLFLKDQLEIAETESSEKLSPHKCVDIIA, from the exons ATGGCTAGTGCACTTATTATGGACGATTCCGACGCGGAACGAGAATTCACTACATTGTTAATTGCATTATACCGTGACTGCCCGGAACTCTGGAAAGTTAAATCCAAAGATTATTTTAATCAAAGTAAAAAACTGAATTCTCAACAAACGATAGTTAACGTGTTGATTAAATTTAAACCCGATTACACCGTGGAAAagttgaagaaaaaaattaacacCTTACGGACAAATTTTAACAAAGATTTTAAATTAATTGAATCCGCAAAAAGATCAGGTGCATCAACGGACGACATACCAAAGCCAAAGACATGGCATTTCGAGGATATGCTGTTTCTAAAGGACCAATTAGAGATAGCAGAAACTGAAAGTTCGGAG aaaCTTTCACCACACAAGTGTGTGGACATAATCGCGTAA